The proteins below are encoded in one region of Populus alba chromosome 2, ASM523922v2, whole genome shotgun sequence:
- the LOC118035811 gene encoding uncharacterized protein — MGKRNNQRKNVAMLDSSDDNSSVSSSSTVRSDLMSVSGSDDVQVDKDSLLEQALDALYEKRGSTREKALEAIIEAFNTNLQLQFVEKKFATLLHQCLNSIKKGSSKEIALACHAIGLLSLTVRSGDSAREILEESVAPISQALKSQSDSLKTVSLLECLAVVTFVGANETEETERSMQIMWQLLHPKLGSNVVAVKTPAGVVTAVVSAWAFLLTTMDGLSLNSKDWQESISYLSTLLDKDDRSVRISAGEALALIFETGSIEKFAAENKTPRDGSVLEGNKSREGYTHILGLKSKILNQVRILSAEAGGKGSTKKDLNSQRNLFKDVLEFLEDGYTPEISMKICGDSLQTSTWSELIQLNFLKHFLGGGFVKHMQDNEFLHDVFGFTPKRKHILGVEHQMSSGEKRMFRSPNSVLNKARTQFLNKQRMLSKDRNVGHFAIGMGDEDM, encoded by the exons ATGGGGAAGC GTAATAATCAGCGTAAAAATGTTGCGATGTTGGATAGTAGTGATGATAATAGTAGCGTGAGTTCATCATCAACTGTCCGTTCTGATCTTATGTCGGTGTCTGGGAGCGACGATGTGCAAGTTGATAAAGATAGTTTACTAGAGCAAGCTCTAGATGCTTTGTATGAGAAGAG GGGTTCGACAAGAGAGAAAGCTTTGGAAGCGATTATTGAGGCTTTCAATACCAATTTGCAGCTCCAATTTGTTGAGAAAAA atTTGCTACTTTACTGCATCAATGTCTGAATTCCATTAAAAAGGGGTCTAGCAAAGAGATTGCTCTGGCATGCCATGCCATTG GATTGTTGTCTCTGACTGTTCGTTCTGGGGATAGTGCACGTGAAATTTTGGAAGAATCAGTAGCTCCTATTTCCCAAGCTCTTAAATCGCAGTCTGATTCCTTGAAGACTGTATCG TTACTGGAGTGTTTGGCTGTTGTGACATTTGTTGGTGCAAATGAAACTGAGGAAACAGAACGATCAATGCAAATCATGTGGCAATTGCTTCATCCTAAACTAGGTTCTAAT GTAGTTGCTGTGAAAACTCCTGCCGGTGTAGTAACAGCAGTGGTGTCTGCTTGGGCATTTCTCTTGACAACCATGGATGGACTCTCCCTTAACTCCAAAGATTGGCAAGA GTCCATTTCTTATCTCTCTACCCTGCTAGATAAGGATGATAGATCTGTACGCATCTCTGCTGGTGAAGCACTAGCTTTAATTTTTGAGACCGGAAGTATAGAAAAGTTTGCTGCTGAAAATAAAACACCCCGTGATGGCTCAGTTTTAGAAGGAAATAAGTCTCGTGAAGGATATACACATATACTAGGTCTGAAATCAAAAATCCTAAATCAAGTGAGAATTCTTTCTGCCGAGGCTGGCGGAAAAGGTTCCACTAAGAAGGATCTTAACAGCCAGAGGAACTTGTTCAAGGATGTTTTGGAGTTTCTGGAG GATGGCTACACTCCTGAAATCTCAATGAAGATTTGTGGAGATTCACTACAAACATCAACATGGTCTGAGCTTATACAG TTGAACTTCTTGAAGCATTTTCTTGGTGGTGGGTTTGTTAAGCACATGCAG GATAATGAATTCCTTCATGATGTCTTTGGGTTCACGCCAAAGAGAAAGCATATCCTTGGTGTTGAACATCAAATGTCAAGTGGTGAAAAG AGGATGTTCCGGTCTCCAAACTCAGTCCTCAATAAAGCCAGGACCCAGTTTCTGAACAAGCAGCGGATGCTATCTAAG GATAGAAACGTTGGGCATTTTGCTATTGGTATGGGCGATGAAGATATGTGA
- the LOC118035821 gene encoding uncharacterized protein — translation MNTQAMEAFPDGELWNFGRMFSMEEPDCTPELLGQCSFLQDTDEGLHFTIPSAFFPAPESDASMAEDESLFYSWHAPNPNLHFDSQERSNNSNSSSSVFLPYSSHESYFFNDSNPIQATNNNSMSMDISIMDEESIGLFMPLFPEIAMAETACMNGDMSGDKTGDLDDNLKPAANDVLAKGLQLKRKLDVPEPIANTLDDMKKKARVTRNVQKSRKVVQSKKNQKNAPDISHGEEESNAGPDGQSSSSCSSEEDNASQDSDSKVSGVLNSNGKTRATRGAATDPQSLYARKRRERINERLKILQNLVPNGSKVDISTMLEEAVHYVKFLQLQIKLLSSDDLWMYAPLAYNGIDTGLNQKLSMFL, via the exons ATGAATACGCAGGCTATGGAAGCCTTTCCTGATGGAGAATTATGGAACTTCGGCAGAATGTTCTCCATGGAAGAGCCTGATTGCACCCCAGAATTACTTGGTCAGTGCTCTTTCCTTCAGGATACTGATGAAGGATTGCATTTTACAATCCCATCAGCTTTCTTCCCTGCTCCTGAATCCGACGCAAGCATGGCTGAGGACGAGAGTTTGTTTTATTCTTGGCATGCTCCCAACCCCAATTTGCATTTTGATTCTCAAGAACGTAGTAATAACAGTAATTCTAGCAGTAGTGTATTTCTTCCCTATTCCAGCCATGAATCCTACTTCTTCAATGATTCTAATCCCATTCAAGCTACGAACAATAACTCTATGTCCATGGATATTTCAATCATGGATGAGGAAAGTATTGGCTTGTTTATGCCACTTTTTCCTGAAATTGCAATGGCAGAAACTGCCTGTATGAATGGAGATATGAGCGGTGACAAAACAGGAGATTTAGATGATAATCTGAAGCCAGCAGCTAATGATGTTCTGGCCAAGGGATTGCAGCTCAAAAGGAAGCTTGATGTTCCAGAACCAATAGCCAACACATTGGACGACATGAAGAAAAAAGCCCGGGTTACAAGAAAT GTGCAAAAGAGTAGGAAGGTTGTGcagtcaaaaaaaaatcagaagaatGCACCAGATATCAGCCATGGTGAAGAAGAGAGTAATGCTGGACCAGACGGACAAAGTTCCAGCAGTTGTAGTTCAGAAGAGGACAATGCCTCTCAGGATTCTGATTCCAAGGTTTCTGGAGTTCTCAATTCCAATGGAAAAACAAGAGCTACTAGGGGAGCTGCCACAGACCCCCAGAGCCTTTATGCAAGG AAAAGAAGGGAGAGGATAAACGAGAGACTGAAAATCTTGCAGAATCTTGTCCCTAACGGAAGCAAGGTTGATATCAGCACGATGCTAGAAGAGGCAGTCCATTACGTGAAGTTTTTGCAGCTTCAAATCAAG CTTTTGAGCTCGGATGATCTATGGATGTATGCACCTCTGGCTTACAATGGAATAGATACTGGACTCAACCAGAAGCTCTCTATGTTTCTATGA